In Haloarchaeobius salinus, the sequence TGCTCCGGATGGGCTACGAGGCACGCACGCACATGGACGCCGCCGAGATGGTCGACCGGGTGCTCGAACGGGGGCACGACGCCGCCGACCGCATCGAGAGCGACACCGCCGAGAGCATCGCACACCAGCGGCTCAAGCGCGTGAAGTGGTTCCGCGAGTGGCTGGAGCTGGAGGTCGCCGAGATGGAACTCGGCGACGTCGACCCCGTCCTCTGAGACGGACAGACCCGCCGTACTCCCCCCGGGTCGCGCCGACTCTGGAACGGCTAGACGACCATCGGTGCGAGCGTCTGCACCGCGTCGACGAGGAAGAAGACGCCGAACAGCGCGAGCACCACCGCGCTCGCGCCGGCGACGACGGGCGCGAAGCGGTCGACCCGTTTGCCGACGGCGACGAGCGTCGCCGGGAAGCCGGTGACCCAGACGAGGATGCCGCCGAAGAAGCCGACGACGAGCGCGAGCGACCCCGCCTGCACGACGACCGTACCAGCGAGCGACTCGCTCACGTAGGGGACGTGGCTGAACACGTCGATTGCGCGGTCGTCGAGCATGTGGACGCCGACGGTGAGCCAGAAGACGATCTGGTAGGGGTTCGTGAGCGCGAGCACGAACGCCTTGGAGAAGCCCTTGCGGTCGTCGTCGGGGTCGACGTCGACGAAGTCGGTCTCGCTCATCGCGTCCCGGGCCGCGCCGTAGGCGAAGTAGCACATGAGCACGCCGCCGGCGAGGACCATGACGCCCTTGACAGCCGGGACGGTCTCGACGAAGGCGACGACGCCCAGCCACGCGAGCACGAAGAAGCACGCGTCGGCGGTGAACGCACCGAGGCCCGCACGGACGCCGGAGAGCCAGCCACCGAGGACGCTCTCCTCGGCGATGATCGCGTTCATCGGTCCCGGTGGGGAGGCGAGTGCGAAGCCGAACAGGAGCCCCGCGAACAGCGAGGCGAGCGTCGATGCCATCGGCGGCCGTACGCGAGTGTGCTACAAAAACCGACCGGAGGCGGCGAAGGCTACGGCAGCAGCGGGGCCGCGTCGAAGGCCAGCGGGAGGACGCCACCGAGCCAGTTCACGACGGCGAAGACGGCATCCGTGGCCACACCGACGAACGTCTCCCAGAACGAGAAGCCCGTCAGGAGCGCGAGGAACGTGTCCAGCCCGAAGAAGCCGAAGAGCGCGGCGGAGGCGATGTGGGCCTTCCGGAGGTTCACTCGGTGGGCGAACCGGTGGAAGAAGTAGGCGTTCGCGAGGCTCACCGGGACGATGGCGAGCATCTCGCCGGTCCAGATGGCCGGCGTCGCGCCGTACTGGGCGGCGAGGCCGATGGTGACGAGCTGGGTCTTGTCGCCGAACTCGCCGGCGGCCATCATCCCGAAGATCGGGAACCACGCGGCGAGGCTGGCGGGCATCTCGTGGCCGAACACGGTCCGCGTCTCGTCGAGCCCCCCGGCCGACCCGAAGACGCCACCGTCGGTCTCGACGGAGCCGTCCCCGACGCTGTCGAAGCTCCGGTCGCCGTCCTCCGGTATCGAGTGCCACAGCAGCACGGCGAAGACGAGGAACAGCCCCCCGGTGAACACGTCGAGGTAGACGCCGGGGAGCACCCGGAGCAGGAACTCCCCGAAGAGGATCTCCAGGGCGGTCCAGCCCGCGAACGCCGTGGCCGCGGCGGAGACGACGACGAGGGGGTGGTACCGCGTCGAGAGCCCGGCGATGATGAACTGCACCTTCTCGCCGGGCAGCACGGCGAGCTGGGCGACGAACGCGACGACGACGATCTCCGCGAAGCCGGTCACGCCTCGGGCACCTCCTCGGCGGAGACGGTGCCGGTCTCGACCCGCTTGACGCGGATGGAGTCGGCGATCTCCTCCGGGAGGCTCTGTCGGCCCCCGTCGCTGACCGCGACGGTGACCATCCCGAAGGGGGCCACGTCGACGATGCGGACGACCGTGCCGGGGGTGATGTTCGCGTCCTTCAGGTAGCGGAGCTCGTCCTCGTCGCGGTCGCTGACTCGGGATATCTCGACAGTCGTCCCGGGCTCGTGGTCAGACAGCCTGGTGTGCTCGGCGTCCGCCGGTGGCGAGAGGTCGGCGTCTGGAATGGGGTCGCCGTGGGGGTCGACGGTGGGGTTGCCGAGTGCATCCGCGACTCGTCGCTCGAACTCCTCGGAGATGTGGTGTTCGAGCACGTCGGCCTCCTCGTGCACCTCGGACCAGTCGTAGTCGAGGTGCTCCGTGAGGTAGGCCTCCAGCAGCCGGTGGTGCCGCAGGACCTCGAGCGCGACGGTGACGCCCTCGTCGGTCAGCTCGACGCCCTTGTACTTCTCGCGCTCGACGAGCCCCCGGTCGTCGAGCTTCTCGACCATGCTCGTCACCGTCGGCGGAGTGACGTCCAGGTACTCCGCGATCTCGGAGGTCGAGACGGGTGGGTCGCCGTGCTTCTGGAGGATGTAGATCGCCTTGAGATAGTCCTCCATCACGTCCGAAAGCATCCTTGCCGAGGATTAGACGGCTCTAAAGGAAAAGTTGCCCGGTTGCAGCAGCGCGACGTCGGTGGTCGCCGTCCGCGAGCGGCCCTCAGATACCCTGGCCCATCAGATGACTCCGGAGGATGTCGTCGTCCTTGTTGCCCGTGCCGGTGTTGACGAGCACGACGGTGTCGTCCTCGTCGAACTCGCCCTCCTCGGCGAGCTCCCACGCGCCCGACGCCGCGGCGGCGCAGGTCGCGCCCATCTCCAGGCCCTCGTGCTGGGCGACGGTGATGGCCGCGTCGAGGATGTCGGGGTCGTCCGTCGCCACCGCGCCGCCGTCGGACTCGCGGAGCACGTCGAGGATCCACGGGCTCGCACCCGGGTCGGGGATCTCGATGCCGCCGCAGATGGTGTCGGGGTGCTCCCACGCCTCGTGGACGTCCTTGCCCTCCTGGAACGCCGCCACGATGGGCGCACAGCCGGTCGCCTGCGCCGCGTAGAACCCCGGCACGTCGTCGGTGAGCCCGAGGGATTCGAACTCCTCGGCGGCCTTGTACATCCCGATGAGCCCCACACCGCCGCCGGTCGGGTACACCACCGCGTC encodes:
- a CDS encoding LysE family translocator, whose protein sequence is MASTLASLFAGLLFGFALASPPGPMNAIIAEESVLGGWLSGVRAGLGAFTADACFFVLAWLGVVAFVETVPAVKGVMVLAGGVLMCYFAYGAARDAMSETDFVDVDPDDDRKGFSKAFVLALTNPYQIVFWLTVGVHMLDDRAIDVFSHVPYVSESLAGTVVVQAGSLALVVGFFGGILVWVTGFPATLVAVGKRVDRFAPVVAGASAVVLALFGVFFLVDAVQTLAPMVV
- a CDS encoding TMEM165/GDT1 family protein gives rise to the protein MTGFAEIVVVAFVAQLAVLPGEKVQFIIAGLSTRYHPLVVVSAAATAFAGWTALEILFGEFLLRVLPGVYLDVFTGGLFLVFAVLLWHSIPEDGDRSFDSVGDGSVETDGGVFGSAGGLDETRTVFGHEMPASLAAWFPIFGMMAAGEFGDKTQLVTIGLAAQYGATPAIWTGEMLAIVPVSLANAYFFHRFAHRVNLRKAHIASAALFGFFGLDTFLALLTGFSFWETFVGVATDAVFAVVNWLGGVLPLAFDAAPLLP
- a CDS encoding metal-dependent transcriptional regulator, which gives rise to MLSDVMEDYLKAIYILQKHGDPPVSTSEIAEYLDVTPPTVTSMVEKLDDRGLVEREKYKGVELTDEGVTVALEVLRHHRLLEAYLTEHLDYDWSEVHEEADVLEHHISEEFERRVADALGNPTVDPHGDPIPDADLSPPADAEHTRLSDHEPGTTVEISRVSDRDEDELRYLKDANITPGTVVRIVDVAPFGMVTVAVSDGGRQSLPEEIADSIRVKRVETGTVSAEEVPEA